The following is a genomic window from Hyperolius riggenbachi isolate aHypRig1 chromosome 4, aHypRig1.pri, whole genome shotgun sequence.
TTAAACTCGCATAAGGTTGTTTTGTATGGCCTGCACCCAATAAATCTTTTAGCATATAGAACATTGTACATTTCTGAGTAGCAGAGTCTGCCACTTTGTAACATGTTATCCAAGTAAAGTACTGATGCCCCATTTTACTGTAAATAACCACTTTTTCTATTGCTGGATTTGCCTGCAATTcagctgcttaaagagaaaccgtgaccaagaattgaacttcatctcaatcagtagctgataccccctttctcatgagaaatctattccttttcacaaacggatcatcagggggctctgtatggctgatattgttttgaaacccctcccacaggaaactgtgaggggtttcctgtctgtgaacctcattgcattgtgggaattaacagctgttttactgtttacagctgtttccaactgccaaaaaaagcaagcagcatcacctttcactgacatcacctgccagcagtacaaatgtcaccatgtgataaatgtcagaatgtaaatcagtgagaggaaagcttttacaatggacaaacactggctaaatcattcatacataattgtaaaaatgaagcactttttattacattattttcactggagttcctctttaactgcaggGTGGTAAATGCCATCGGATTGCTATGTAATGCAGACAAACGGCAGCTCTTGCAACCACACATTAGGTGGcatcagagctggatcatccacggggcaaacctaggcagttgctcaGGGCCTGAAGAGAATCTAGgggccccatttcaccttaatTCTTTTCTGGGTGGCATAACAATATCCCCCATGACCCTGGCTATGAGGGGCCACTCCTCCTACCTCCCAACTTGAAGAATAAGCCAAGGGAGCAGTGTATATGTTCTTGCTCCATTGTTGCACTGGGTCTCCTCTTTTTCCCAGAAGCCACAAGCTCTACTTACTGCCCACCCATGATAAGTGCAGGCAGCTCACTGCAAGTGCCTGGCAGATCCACAAGAGAACCATACTGCTTTGGACTGCCTGTGTAAAAGAGGCCCACGTGTTGGCTCTTTGGGAAAGGGTCAAATAGTTATAATACAGATTTCACTGTCCTAAAGGTGTAAATGAAAGGGAATGTACAGATGTTTTAACTTTAGCTTTAttactaaaaaatgtttttaaaaatttgTTAGTGTACCtgtgaggaagaaaaaaaaagctcaaaGCTAGTTACtttaatagagggaagcctctggataagagGGTTCGGGAAGATTGGGTTGGTATGTAGCATTGTTGACAACCACACTCCATACCTATCCGGTCTCCCCATGTCCATCTGGTACTTTTATTACGAGGATACACTGATGCTGGCATACTGATCAAGTTCCTTGTGTATCTCACTGTTAATGAAAGTATCAATAATGAGAGCTCTTTTCTCTTTAGAGGCAAAACATTATTAATAAGGATAAGAATAAGGGTTATAATTGGAATGAATAAAGGTTTCTGCCTATACTGATTTCTTATCTATTTTGTAATGGGCAAGTGCTTCTAGAGTGACGTCCTCCACGTAATCCATCCATTTTTTGCCTATGAGTGCCTACTATTGTTCTCttaatatatatatgttttgttttttgtgtctGGATCAAGCAGTTTGTATCCATTTTTCCCAATATTTGTCCACCACTTTTCGAAGAGAGACAACAAAAGGCACCTTGGACCGAGTAGAGGTGGGCAAATTTCTCTACAAGAATTTTCAGTGGTTACCTGTGTAGCCCAAACCCAGTAAGTACAATTTCCCCTGTTTACAACCTCTTGCATGTATGAAATACTACACTTAGAGGCTCCCAGTCCTTGTTGTGTATATTTTCTAATCTTTTTAGTTCCTTGGAGAGATACAATTACATTTTGCAGTGACTCCTCAGAAATAAAAGAAACATGTTAAAGATTAAACTTGCTGGTGTTCACACAGTGACAATGAGTATGCAATATTAGTTGTGGATGGAtatgtttaaaaacaattttaaacAAACTATCTTATTTTTATCCTCACAATATAGATTTACTTATAGATTGTTATAGATTAGTAATTTTGTTGGGTCAATTTGTTTTCAGCCTTGACTAAGATACAGCTTCTTGTGAAGGAATACACAAGCTACTATTGTTAGTATCGGTAAGCAAATGAGGGTGGTGTGTGATCAAATAAATgaatgcttattattattatgcttgGTTAGATATAGAAGCTTATTACTCTGAGGATTGGGAATACCGGTAAGGCAGAGGTGCAGTGTGTTCTCATTTTTAGCATTACTGAAAATGTTTGCCAGGTTcttggtacataattttatgtattgtaattgtaaaaaaaaatcaacagacTAATACAAAAACTAGATTACAGTGTTGTTTACATTTGGACACCCATTTCAGCTGAAATAGAAAtgttattctaaaaaaaaaaaaaatcagtgagtTCTCACAGCACTCATGCAACTAAAACGTCAAAAATACTATTGCAGTTtttataaacataaaaaaattgcaatgtaactagaattttttttttcaagcacaaAATTGGGAATGCGTCAGTAATGCATCATGTTGGACAAATTAAAAATCCTGAGAAAGAGGAATGTACATAATCAGAAGAATACAAGCCATTCGATTCTGCGCTGGGTAGCTGTAGCCATACTTGATCATTTTCTGTTAAGTCCATGACAGCACTTCCTGATGCTTGGTCAAGGTATCCTTTTTTATATTCATCATACGTGTACATTAATGGTGTACCATTTTTGTACAGGGCCACCCAAATATTTGTGCCTTTTACATGGACATGGTAAGCAAAATAATATAGTCCCGGTATCCTACATGTAAATATTCCAGTTCGGGCATCATAGTGATTTTGTCTGTTGTACAAGACCTTATCAAATTTTATAGGCACTCCCACTGCTGGAAAAGCTTTGGTGAGAACAGCAGTAAATGCAGAGGCTTGGATTTCTCTTAAACCTTGAATTTGCCCTGATTTTGAGTACCCATCAGCTAAGTGATGGGGCATTATTACCTGGCCTGGTGGTCCTGGTGGGCCTGGTTGTCCAGGTAATCCTTGCTCACCATTTATTCCCCTTGGACCAGGAATTCCAGGAGGTCCCATTGGCCCTTGTAAACCATTTGTAGCTATGCCAGAAGGACCTGGAAATCCAGGTTTGCCTTGCTCACCCTTATGACCAGGAGGACCTGGAATTCCTGGTGGTCCTGTTGGCCCTCTCATACCTGGTATTCCTGTATTTCCTCGGGGTCCGTGCTCTCCAATGTGGCCTGTTTCCCCTCTAGGACCTACTGGACCAGTTGTTCCAGATGGTCCAGGTGGGCCTACTATTCCCTTTTCCCCTTTTTGTCCTGGCATTCCTGGTGGCCCTTTTTGACCAGCAAGCCCAGGCTCCCCCGGATATCCTGGTATGCCATCTAATCCCTGAATACCTCTTTCCCCTTTGGGGCCAGGAAATCCTGCTGAACCCTTTGGACCAAGTTCTCCTTTATATCCTGGTATGCCAGCTTCTCCTGGTAAACCCCTAGGTCCCTGTATACCTCCATTTCCTTGCAACCCTGGTGGTCCAGGCTGCCCTGGAAAACCCGTTTCTCCTTGGTCACCTTTCATACCAGGAACTCCAGGAATACCATCGAGTCCCCTTTGTCCTTTCACTCCCGGTAAGCCTGGCTTTCCATAACCTTGCATTCCTTGAGGCCCAGGCATTCCTGGTAGCCCTGGTTGTCCTTTAGGTCCAAAAGGCCCTGGCAGACCTGGAACACCATTTAGGCCAGGCTTTCCTATGCCTGGTGGTCCTGGTTGTCCTGGTAGGCCTTGGGGTCCTGGTAGACCTTGTATTCCAGGTTCACCTGGAAGACCTCTATCACCTAGTTTTCCTGGTTGTCCAGGAAGACCATTAAGACCAGGGTTGCCAAATCCAGTAGGACCTGGAGGCCCAGGTGGTCCAGGTGTACCCGGGTGGCCTCTCTCACCTGGTTGACCTGGAATTCCATAGCCGTCTTGTCCTTTGACTCCACTGATGCCAGGCATGCCAGGTTCACCTTTAAATCCAGGTGTGCCTCTTGGTCCAGGATTGCCTACTGCTCCTTGTGGGCCAGGCATGCCAGCAGCAGAAATTCCAGCAGGTCCTGGCAATCCTGGAGGTCCGTGCAGACCTCTTGGTCCTGGTAGTCCTATAGGTCCAATGTCACCTTTTTCTCCTTGATAACCACGCTCTCCTTGCTTACCAGGTAGACCTGGTTGGCCAGGTTTTCCAATGGAACTGAATCCTGGTGGTCCAGGCACTCCTTGAGCTCCTTGGGGTCCTGGGGTTCCAAAGCCTGGTTTTCCTGGTGGCCCTGGTGGACCAGGTAGACCTCTTGGGCCAACTGGTCCAGGAGGTCCTGGAGGTCCCTGTTCTGGGGCACTTGAaattactgaaaaaaataaaattgaattAGTGGGTAAAATGTCGGGTAACCTTTAGGGtacaaaaaatattattattgctgttgtttaaagcaaatctgaagcaaaaataaactaatgtaataatgaattgtatgtgtagtacggataaacaaaaatgaatagaatattagtagcaaagaaaatagtctaatagtctaatattgttttccagtacaggaagagttaataacCTTGAAATGTTgtctatgcaaattcttctgcttcttctgcttCTCTGAGCTAGTAGACTAACTTGGTCCAACTCAGTTCTGTTTTCTGTAGAGCTCAAACAGCCAAGTATCAGTGCGAGACAGCTtgaaataaagttttactgcaaggaagttcaaaggatcattagctctgctttgttttacagcttaaaatacagagtttggataaataaagctatataattgaaatataactcttttctttgctactaatgttctatttattatccatactgCACACAAAATTAATTatccataagtttattttcgctacaGATTGGctttaaagtgttcctgaggcgacatgtgacatgatgagataaacatgtgtatgtacagtactaaacatataaataaccaggctgtttaacttgctttattttgctgcctaaaaagttaatttctaagcatggaagtgacagcttctgtcttgtcaataCCTTATTTGGAATATAGTaatcatcactgataagctaattacaccCATAAAatttctggcagaatacaacttctgagctcaGGGGAGAGTGAAAGACAGGTCAATCGTTCATGTGTTTTAAATCTAGGACACTAAATAGGCTGTCACTGATTAgcaacagtaaaacattcaacctgctttgtaaatgtttacatataaaagaaaaccatgggatacttaaaaaaaaagtctctttTTAGGTATAGATTTAGGTAAatttaattgtttatctcatcaatttattttcaccttgggttcactttaaagaagatCTGTGATGAATTTACAGcaaattaaaataaacatattactgtTTCCCCTTTATTCCCACTCTTCATTTCACCTattttcgccactccccgctgcCGAAAAATAACGTACTTAGTAAAATATAACCTTTAAACCTTTGGGCAAGatggctgcaatgtaaagtgctCCCGGGTCAGTACACAGTCTCCCTGTACTGCTGTGCACGAGAGCTGAGCTGAAGCCACACAAGGCagatctcctccctgctgtcagCCTCACTGGAGTGAGGCAGAtcatttccctgctgtcagcctcaCTGGAGCGAGGCAGATCTCCTCCCTGCTAGCTAGAGCACacagaaaggtcagggatgactcatcaAATGACgtgcagcagggggagggagaggcagatagcagggaggaacagctgctgtattgtctgcctcttcctgcagcacaatattcgtctaacaagcttaataattagaaaggagcaggagagagacagcacagctgttTCTAAACCAGACAAGGGAAAAAAGATTTGTACTTATGAAAGGAACATATctcttcatttaaattgcatttagaaaaagggccacagaacccctttaagtaacaGCTACAAAGCTTTTGTGTTTGCAACGTATGGATGTCTGATAACATCATAAGACTCTCTTAAGTTTCAGAATATTTCATATCGAATTATGATTACCGCAGAAAATTGGTGACCACTGCACAATTAATTATACTTGCCTGCATTACTGTTTATGTGGTGGTCTTTTCTGAGAAGCTTTACAGCAGGTTTTTTCATTTAGAAGCAAAATGTGTATGATTAATAAATAGCTAGTTAATGTAATGCTGTCTTTGACTTTATATTTACTCTATGTTGTATCTCTTCAAAGGATGTCAAACCAATAACTTAAATCCATGTATCGTTATGTACATTTTTGTCTCCATACATAAACAGTTAAttgcttaataataataatatggttggcaTTTTATTTCTAAGTATTTACATAGTactcacatcttctgcagcactttacagaatacatagtcctgtcactaactgttccttagAGGCGCttgcagtctaatccctaccttagTTATTTATGCCCATTgttgtctagggacaattttaagggggaagccaattaacttattttgtTTATGTGTTTTTGGGCTGGAATAGTTTATACTGGATGCCTTTTCATTGAGTATTGATTACTGTAGGCCATAGCTGTAATTTGTAGACCTTTGTTATTTTTGCCAatacacataaaaaataaaaacaaaacaaagcagaCCAAAACAAATCCTCTTTCAATGATGTACACCAATGTATAATGTTACCCATTTGACACGAAGCACATTCATATGTCCCAAACCGTTAAAATAACCATATTACAAGTTGATAGTGGTACATGAAGGAAAATGATTTATTACTACCCCCAATAGGAATTTGACTAGGTTTTAGATATCAATACACAACATAGCAACATTCAATCTCATTCACATTTCAGGAAAGTTAAAAACACTACATCTGCTGTGAAAATCTACCTATATACTACCACCTTTCGTAACGTGcagcttaaaggactactgtaggggggtagggggaaaagagttgaacttacctggggcagaAATCTACAGCATGCTATCCAAATTCACACCGTAGTGCGATCTGGATGGCAAGTCACTAGGGAGATAGGCAGCGTTTCCTCACCCCACTTGCATGcggggaaacactgcagattggcCCCTCAGTCAGGTCCCTTTCTGGGTTTATCCCGTCTGTCTGTTCCCCTCCTGGGAACTCTTCCTGTCCGTatactactagagatggcccgaacggttcgccggcgaacttctggtggttcgcgttcgccatgtaaggcgaactttcgcaaaagtttggttcgcccccatagtgcaccattagggtcaactttgacactctacatcacagtcagcaggcacattgtagccaatcaggctacactccccccttataaaaggcaggctgcgccggccattacactcactcgtgtgcctgcagtaattagtgaagggacagctgcatcagactctctcatagggaaagattagttaggctgttgtaggcttgttagcttactCCTTGCTGATTTCCTATTGCTAAAATAACACCCcacaacagttcttttgagagctaatcttgttcttgtgatcaattttctttctgtgtgtcccactgacacttgcatagacagccttgctaattcatactgtgtgtgtgccactgccagccaggcccagcacattcagtgaccacctgtgtgacaggtgcacattgtaatacccagtactgcatatacctacctgttgtgttcagtgaacccacctcatcactgcatatacctacctgttgtgttcagtgaacccacctcatcactgcatatacctacctgttgtgttcagtggcacgctttgcggacattcagcggagaaacaacttgccggtgagacgcttgatatgtgatagcccgactcgctggaatttgaccctggtcatgttctctcgcctgctagaacaggagaaagccgtcacccagtacctgtacaattacagtggaAGGACAcatcctggggagatggggatgttgtggcccaacaactggacactgaggcGAAATGCATgctggctcatgcggccgtttgaggaggtgaccaacctggtgagtcgtagtgaaggcaccatcagacttgccctgcataacagattctcgttaaaggatttaaagttgatcaaTTTCACATATAcatcagggcctcaaaagtcctcctgtattgttatttttggtcactacctcgggacgtgcatgccatgcctgctgccttccttggatatgcgggggtggtagccgtttcttaggctcccactccggaccggaatcgaaccaggattcccggccattacccgtggtcactcgcaatggcatacttgccctccataacagagaaAGAGCATAGGAACCTTAACTCCACTTCTGCAAGACCGTGAACAAGTATTTCCAGAAAAGGGAATCAAAGACTTTTAAGGCAGGAGTGCCAGGATTTAGTAAGTTTAGAGATCTGAATATAGAATGTAATacgttattatttagagtttatatagtgccaacatcttctataGTGCTGTATAgactatatagtcttgtcacgtaACTGACccacagaagggctcacaatctaagacCTACGATAGTCTTATGTTCTTAAGACcaattttaaaggggggggggggggagagaattaacttgtctgtatgttaTTGGGAGGTGGGGAAAAAACTGGAGTGCCTGtaggaaacccacaaagacacggtgacacatcactgctaaggtcatgtatatttggccccacccgtgaccacgcccacattatgcttgaccacggcCATTTTTGGCACGCCACACTACgtgcggcgcaggggttttccaggtgagtccacccacctcttttcccaggactagacccctgcgtaAATGTAAATTTTGAGAGGCTCAATATGTCTAGTCATCGCCACAGACCTTGACTATTTGCAGATGACTACATATTCTCACAAATGTCTACACCTCTATTGCGAACCTCCTATAAGGGCTTCTATATTCATTATGTGCTGGGCATGCCATTAGATTGTCATGTTAGGACTTTTCTCATACTTTGTGTAAAATGCCAAGAAAATATGACCATTCTTGGcacacataaataaaaacaaatctgatgaTTAATACATTTCTGGCATTTTTAGGTATTTGGTAGACATTCCCATAGATGTTTAGCCTGAATGCTGACCAAATGCAATAAGAACCAAGCAcaggtttatttattttaaccacttgaggaccgcaggctttaccccccccttaaggaccagagcctttttttccattcagaccactgcagctttcatggtttattgctcgctcatacaacctaccacctaaatgaattttgtctccttttcttgtcactaataaagctttcttttggtgctatttgattgctgctgcgatttttacttttattatattcatcaaaaaagacatgaattttgtcaaaaaatgatttttttaactttctgtgctgacatttttcaaataaagtaaaatttctgtatacatgcagcacaaaaaatgtggacaaacatgtttttaataaaaaaaaaaaaaaaaattcagcctatatttattggtttgggtaaaagttatagcgtttacaaactatggtgcaaaaagtgaattttcccattttgaagcatctctgacttttctgagcacctgtcatgtttcatgaggggctagaattccaggatagtataaataccccccaaatgaccccattttggaaagaagacaccccaaagtattcactgagaggcatggtgagttcatagaagatattattttttgtcacaagttaacggaaaatgacactttgtgacaaaaaagaaaaaaaaagtttcaatttctgctaacttgcgacaaaaaaaatgaaatctgccacggactcactatgctcctctctgaataccttgaagtgtctactttccaaaatggggtcatttgtggggtgtgtttactgtcctggcattttggggggtgcctaattgtaagcacccctgtaaaagcctaaaggtgctcattggactttgggccccttagggcagttaggctgcaaaaaagtgccacacatgtggtattgccgtactcaggagaagtagtataatgtgttttggggtgtatttttacacatacccatgctgggtgggagaaatatctctgtaaattacaattgttagatttttttttacacacaattgtccatttacagagatatttctcccactcagcatgggtatgtgtaaaaatacaccccaaaacacattatactacttctcctgagtacggtgataccacatgtgtggcacttttttgcaccctaactgcgctaaggggcccaaagtccaatgatcacctttaggatttcacaggtcatttttgtttcaagactactcctcacggtttagggctcctaaaatgccagggtggtataggaaccccactaatgaccccattttagaaagaagacaccccaaggcattcctttaggagtatggtgagttcatagaagattttattttttgtcacaagttagcggaaattgattttaattgttttttttcacaaagtgtcattttccgctaacttgtgacaaaaaataaaatcttctatgaactcaccatactcctaacggaatacctttgggtgccttctttctagaatggggtcatttgtggggttcgtatactgccctggcattttaggggccctaaaccgtgaggagtagtcttgaaaccaaatgtcgcaaaattacctgtgaaatcctaaaggtactcattggactttaggccccttagcgcacttagggtgtaaaaaagtgccacacatgtggtaccgccgtactcaggagaagtagtataatgtgttttgtggtgtatttttacacatacccatgctgggtgggagaaatatctctgtaaatgacaattttttgattttttttttacacacaattgtccatttacagagagatttctcccacccagcatgggtatgtgtaaaaatacaccacaaaacacattatactacttctcctgagtacggcgataccacatgtgtgacacttttttgcagcctaggtacgctaaggggcccaacgtcctattcacaggtcattttgaggcatttgttttctagactactcctcacggtttagggcccctaaaatgccagggcagtataggaaccccacaagtgaccccattttagaaaggagacaccacaaggggcagattagggtctaatctgatgggtaacagtgacaggtggtgatagggggtgattgatgggtgattgatgggtaattagtgggtgtttagaggagaaaacagatgtaaacactgcacttgggaggtgatctgatgtcggatctgcgggcgatctattggtgttggtgggtgatcagattgcccgcaaggggcaggttaggggctgattgatgggtggcagtgacagggggtgattgatgggtgattgacaggtgatcagtgggttattacaggggggatagaggcatacagtacacagggggggtctggggggggggtctggggagaatctgaggggtggggggggggtgatcaggaaggagcagggggcagtttagggcatacaaAAAATagtgtttacagatagtgacggggagtgattgatgtgtgattaggggggtgattgatgcaaacagtgttctggggggtgggcggggggggtctgaagggtgctgcgggcgatcagggggggtggtggaaaaaaaatgtgtggtgcaTACTCActactgcttcctcctcgctgatggtctctggaacaatgagaccacgaggtgaggaggaagcgtgtataaagcactttgtttatctaacaaagtgctttatacgcTTTAAATGCCGGATTTCTGTATTCCTCCGTCCGCCggagctgctaattggccggcgggctggaggctaaatctccggccatcgatccccggcggaggatcgcgtcacggatgacgcgatcgctccgcctatgcccatacaaggaccgccgcctctgcacatgagctggtccttgcggcatccactttccgaccgcccctgtgcagtgggcagtCGTTAAGTGCACACAGCTAGGCACATGCCACCACTGAGTGTCAGTGTGCATTATCCCA
Proteins encoded in this region:
- the COL10A1 gene encoding collagen alpha-1(X) chain, with product MQLYFSILLLLVPPNVVYMSGFFPERNPRQSSVKGPPPFLPFNTKSQVISSAPEQGPPGPPGPVGPRGLPGPPGPPGKPGFGTPGPQGAQGVPGPPGFSSIGKPGQPGLPGKQGERGYQGEKGDIGPIGLPGPRGLHGPPGLPGPAGISAAGMPGPQGAVGNPGPRGTPGFKGEPGMPGISGVKGQDGYGIPGQPGERGHPGTPGPPGPPGPTGFGNPGLNGLPGQPGKLGDRGLPGEPGIQGLPGPQGLPGQPGPPGIGKPGLNGVPGLPGPFGPKGQPGLPGMPGPQGMQGYGKPGLPGVKGQRGLDGIPGVPGMKGDQGETGFPGQPGPPGLQGNGGIQGPRGLPGEAGIPGYKGELGPKGSAGFPGPKGERGIQGLDGIPGYPGEPGLAGQKGPPGMPGQKGEKGIVGPPGPSGTTGPVGPRGETGHIGEHGPRGNTGIPGMRGPTGPPGIPGPPGHKGEQGKPGFPGPSGIATNGLQGPMGPPGIPGPRGINGEQGLPGQPGPPGPPGQVIMPHHLADGYSKSGQIQGLREIQASAFTAVLTKAFPAVGVPIKFDKVLYNRQNHYDARTGIFTCRIPGLYYFAYHVHVKGTNIWVALYKNGTPLMYTYDEYKKGYLDQASGSAVMDLTENDQVWLQLPSAESNGLYSSDYVHSSFSGFLICPT